One genomic segment of Planktothrix serta PCC 8927 includes these proteins:
- a CDS encoding DUF2949 domain-containing protein, translating into MISPKQAQLIQFLRWELAIPASSIAMALRHPEQDSGQLPMILWQYGLVTLEQLDRIFDWLERFGSIMEVKPDRSSHSDYYQSSREETVDLSVSLVA; encoded by the coding sequence ATGATTTCCCCAAAACAAGCACAACTGATTCAATTTTTACGTTGGGAGTTAGCGATCCCGGCGTCCTCAATTGCCATGGCACTCCGCCACCCGGAACAGGATTCAGGACAGTTACCTATGATCCTGTGGCAGTATGGATTGGTTACACTCGAACAACTGGATCGAATTTTTGATTGGTTAGAGCGATTTGGCAGTATTATGGAAGTGAAACCTGATCGGTCTTCTCATTCGGACTATTACCAGTCTTCAAGAGAGGAAACGGTTGATCTCTCTGTTTCTCTGGTGGCTTAG
- a CDS encoding WD40 domain-containing protein, which produces MINFEEAFKITDTLVFSKTGKHLSDVQRAVIQGTWNCQKYHEIALEYHCTPEYLKQDVGPKLWKLLSEELGERVSKKNFRTVIERHTLVGEAGKVSSVSVPAHFPSTVNRQPSTVNSQHSTPPNIDWGEATDVSEFYGRIQELAQLKQWILQEDCRVIAVLGMGGIGKTSLSVKLGQQIYPHFEFVVWRSLRNAPPLTEILIDLIQFLAKETEFNISPDPYRQISQLVDCLRTSRCLIILDNTESILQEGNRMSRYYPGYENYGDLFKRLGETQHQSCLLITSREKPREIAALEGQTLKVRSLPLLGLDTENCQEIIQAKGVYGSLEQGEKLIERYAGNPLALKIVTTTIYDLFEGNLSEFLEQIQQGTAIFGDVRDILEQQLGRISELELETMYWLAINREPCNVVDLKKDLLSITSTVELIETLESLSRRSLIEKSSGSFTQQPVVMEYMIERFIEKILQEIETETIKTLNQYPLIKSQAKDYIRESQTRLILQPIVQKLLNRYRIPGELKQKFKTLIEHLKQQSHSSGYAGGNIINLCHNLDLDLADYDFSQLTIWQAYLQDANLQNVNFSGSDLSRSIFAKTLGNSLTVALGAQGILATGDADGKIILWTVAEGQQLLVCQGQTVGVKSVSFNTDATLLASGSQDQTVRVWKVTTGECLNRWREHTGTVNCVCFSPDSHWLASGSDDQTIRVWDTRSGQCVHQFMGHTDSIRTITFSPDGLTLASSSEDQTVKLWDIQTGSCLRTFYGNNAWNWAVAFVPSTSTPGKIHVIASSTNEETVRLWDVNTGHSFHTFHGHQDSVWIGVFSPDGERLASSSDDQTVKLWDIRSGICLKTLTGLESQVCSLAFSPDSQTLATGSVDRMVQLWDVHTGQRLRTLRGHRHQVWSFVLSPNGRRLASGSDDDKVRLWDVGTGRCLKQLQGHQDWVWSVAFSPDGSLIASGSYDRTVKLWDVQTGECLKTLHGHSDRIQAVTFSASGRLLASASDDETVKLWDVQTGELLQTLEGHQRWVGSVAFSPKDAILASGSNDQSIRLWNVETGECLAVLEGHSDRVHVLAFTANGSILVSGSYDRSVKRWDVKTGECLQTWWGEIERVQGILLPVDGTIWVSGSYNHNVKLWDMATGKCVKNLEGHSHPVWSVHLDAQGRFLASGSHDQGIKVWDLQTDECLKTLRADKPYNGLNITGVTGITTAQKVTLKALGAIDLNPDRI; this is translated from the coding sequence ATGATCAACTTTGAAGAGGCGTTCAAAATTACCGATACATTGGTTTTTTCAAAAACCGGAAAACACCTGAGTGACGTACAACGAGCCGTTATTCAGGGAACTTGGAATTGTCAAAAATATCATGAAATTGCCTTAGAGTACCACTGTACTCCCGAATATCTGAAGCAGGATGTGGGGCCAAAGTTATGGAAATTGTTATCGGAGGAGTTGGGGGAAAGAGTCAGTAAAAAGAATTTTCGTACCGTTATTGAACGTCATACTTTGGTAGGGGAAGCAGGGAAAGTAAGTAGTGTGAGCGTCCCCGCTCACTTCCCGTCAACCGTCAACCGTCAACCGTCAACCGTCAACAGCCAACACTCAACACCCCCAAATATAGACTGGGGAGAAGCAACGGATGTTTCTGAATTCTATGGACGAATTCAAGAACTGGCTCAACTCAAACAGTGGATTTTACAAGAAGATTGTCGAGTCATTGCGGTGTTAGGAATGGGGGGAATTGGGAAAACTTCTTTATCGGTAAAACTCGGTCAACAAATTTATCCCCATTTTGAATTTGTAGTTTGGCGATCGCTACGAAACGCGCCACCCTTAACGGAAATTTTAATAGATTTAATTCAATTTCTGGCTAAGGAAACTGAGTTTAATATATCTCCCGACCCCTATCGGCAAATTTCCCAATTGGTTGATTGTTTACGAACATCTCGATGTTTAATTATTTTAGATAATACAGAATCTATTCTACAAGAGGGAAATCGAATGTCCCGCTATTATCCCGGTTATGAAAATTATGGCGATTTATTTAAACGTCTCGGAGAAACCCAACACCAAAGTTGTCTGCTGATCACCAGTCGGGAAAAACCCAGAGAAATTGCTGCTTTAGAAGGTCAAACGCTGAAAGTTCGTTCTTTACCTTTACTGGGATTAGATACGGAAAATTGTCAAGAAATTATTCAAGCTAAAGGAGTTTATGGTTCCTTAGAACAAGGAGAAAAATTAATTGAACGTTATGCCGGAAATCCCCTAGCCTTAAAAATTGTTACGACGACGATTTATGATTTATTTGAGGGAAATCTTAGCGAATTTTTAGAACAAATTCAACAAGGAACAGCGATATTTGGGGATGTCAGAGATATATTAGAGCAACAATTAGGGCGAATTTCTGAGTTAGAATTAGAAACAATGTACTGGTTAGCTATTAATCGAGAACCCTGTAACGTTGTTGATTTAAAAAAAGATTTATTATCGATAACTTCTACTGTAGAACTAATCGAGACTTTAGAATCTTTAAGTCGGCGATCGCTCATTGAAAAAAGTAGTGGAAGCTTCACCCAACAACCCGTCGTCATGGAATATATGATTGAACGGTTTATTGAGAAAATCCTTCAAGAAATCGAAACAGAAACCATTAAAACTTTAAACCAATATCCCCTAATTAAATCCCAAGCTAAAGATTATATTCGAGAAAGCCAAACTCGTTTAATTTTACAGCCTATTGTCCAAAAACTCTTAAACCGTTATCGAATTCCAGGGGAACTGAAACAAAAGTTTAAAACTCTGATTGAACACTTAAAACAACAAAGTCATTCCTCTGGTTACGCGGGAGGAAATATTATCAATCTTTGCCATAACTTAGATTTAGATTTAGCTGACTATGACTTTTCTCAATTAACGATTTGGCAAGCCTATTTACAAGATGCTAATTTACAAAATGTTAATTTTTCCGGTTCTGATTTATCTCGATCTATTTTTGCCAAAACCCTAGGAAATTCCCTAACCGTTGCTTTGGGTGCTCAGGGAATTTTAGCCACCGGAGATGCAGACGGCAAAATTATTTTATGGACAGTCGCAGAGGGTCAACAACTCTTAGTTTGTCAAGGTCAAACGGTCGGGGTAAAGTCCGTTAGCTTCAATACTGATGCGACCTTACTCGCCAGTGGTAGTCAGGATCAAACCGTGCGAGTCTGGAAAGTCACGACCGGAGAGTGTTTGAACCGTTGGCGCGAACATACAGGAACAGTCAACTGTGTTTGTTTTAGTCCTGACAGCCATTGGTTAGCCAGTGGGAGTGATGACCAAACCATCCGGGTTTGGGATACCCGCTCAGGACAATGTGTGCATCAGTTCATGGGTCACACCGACAGCATCCGCACGATTACTTTTAGTCCCGATGGTCTTACCCTCGCCAGCAGCAGTGAGGATCAGACCGTCAAACTTTGGGATATTCAAACCGGAAGTTGTTTACGCACCTTTTATGGAAATAACGCTTGGAACTGGGCCGTTGCTTTTGTCCCTTCGACTTCCACTCCCGGCAAAATTCATGTCATCGCCAGCAGTACCAACGAAGAAACCGTTCGTTTGTGGGATGTCAATACGGGTCACAGTTTCCATACGTTTCATGGCCATCAAGATTCTGTTTGGATCGGGGTTTTTAGTCCCGATGGTGAACGGTTAGCCAGTAGCAGCGATGACCAAACGGTGAAGCTCTGGGATATCAGAAGCGGAATTTGTCTGAAGACTTTAACCGGACTGGAAAGTCAGGTTTGTTCCTTGGCTTTTAGTCCCGATAGCCAAACCCTGGCTACAGGGAGTGTTGATCGCATGGTGCAGTTGTGGGATGTTCACACCGGACAACGGTTGCGAACCTTAAGAGGCCATCGTCATCAGGTGTGGTCGTTTGTTCTCAGTCCCAATGGTAGACGGTTAGCCAGTGGTAGTGATGACGATAAGGTGCGGTTGTGGGATGTGGGCACAGGTCGCTGTCTCAAACAGTTACAGGGTCATCAGGACTGGGTGTGGTCAGTCGCCTTTAGTCCCGATGGTAGTTTAATAGCCAGTGGCAGTTATGATCGCACGGTGAAACTCTGGGATGTGCAAACGGGGGAATGTCTGAAAACTTTGCATGGTCATAGCGATCGCATTCAAGCGGTGACGTTTAGTGCTTCGGGTAGGCTATTGGCTAGTGCCAGTGATGACGAAACGGTGAAACTCTGGGATGTGCAAACGGGAGAACTATTACAAACGTTGGAAGGACATCAGCGTTGGGTGGGTTCAGTGGCTTTCAGTCCCAAAGATGCGATTTTAGCCAGTGGGAGTAATGACCAAAGCATTCGACTGTGGAATGTGGAAACCGGAGAATGTTTGGCTGTTCTCGAAGGCCATAGCGATCGGGTTCATGTTTTGGCTTTTACTGCTAATGGTTCTATTTTAGTGAGTGGGAGTTATGATCGTTCGGTGAAGCGTTGGGACGTCAAAACGGGTGAATGTTTGCAAACTTGGTGGGGTGAAATTGAACGAGTCCAGGGAATTTTATTGCCTGTTGACGGAACAATTTGGGTGAGTGGAAGTTACAATCATAATGTCAAATTGTGGGACATGGCAACGGGAAAATGTGTTAAAAATTTAGAAGGCCATAGCCACCCCGTTTGGTCAGTTCATCTTGATGCTCAGGGCCGTTTTTTAGCCAGTGGTAGTCATGATCAGGGGATTAAGGTTTGGGATTTACAGACCGATGAATGTTTAAAAACTTTACGCGCTGATAAGCCATACAACGGATTGAATATTACGGGTGTGACCGGAATCACAACTGCTCAAAAAGTTACACTTAAAGCACTCGGTGCGATAGATCTTAACCCAGATCGAATATGA